The following proteins are encoded in a genomic region of Thermococcus pacificus:
- a CDS encoding gamma-glutamyl-gamma-aminobutyrate hydrolase family protein, producing MKPLIGIIGQMNHSKNELFLDRTHIEKIAEAGGIPAVFNTDASPEEVLEHVDGILLIEGPDVHPYFYGEDPSSAIKFVDTHRDEFEIKLVRAAVERGIPIFGIGRGMQVINVALGGTLYQDISEIPKAIKHDWELKLIGPSQRVHGVRIKMSSKLYGILKDGLDIEGTNEVYVNVNSFHHQAVKRVGEGLKPAAYSVDGLIEAIESAEETETFIIGVQWQPEYLPEMGRLYKAFVEAASEYRARKFELERRKIEVKLREELVEPREPEEEGPTAEPDESHHSLETTDSLHDTTQT from the coding sequence ATGAAGCCTCTGATAGGTATAATAGGCCAGATGAACCACTCAAAAAACGAGCTCTTTCTCGACCGCACTCACATTGAGAAGATAGCCGAGGCTGGTGGAATCCCCGCGGTATTCAACACAGATGCCTCGCCTGAGGAAGTTCTGGAGCACGTTGACGGCATACTCCTCATCGAAGGGCCCGATGTTCACCCCTACTTCTACGGGGAGGACCCATCGAGCGCGATAAAGTTCGTCGACACCCACCGCGACGAGTTCGAGATAAAGCTCGTTAGGGCGGCCGTCGAGAGGGGTATCCCCATCTTCGGAATCGGCAGAGGCATGCAGGTCATAAACGTGGCCCTCGGAGGGACGCTCTACCAGGATATCAGCGAGATTCCCAAGGCCATAAAGCACGACTGGGAGCTTAAGCTCATAGGCCCGAGCCAGCGTGTCCACGGAGTCAGGATAAAGATGAGCTCCAAGCTCTACGGGATTCTCAAGGACGGGCTGGACATAGAGGGCACCAACGAGGTCTACGTGAATGTCAACAGCTTCCACCACCAGGCGGTTAAGAGAGTCGGTGAGGGGCTGAAGCCGGCCGCTTACTCCGTTGATGGGCTCATCGAGGCAATAGAAAGCGCGGAGGAGACTGAAACATTCATAATCGGCGTCCAGTGGCAGCCGGAGTACCTCCCGGAGATGGGGAGGCTCTACAAGGCCTTCGTTGAGGCGGCGTCAGAGTACCGGGCCAGGAAGTTCGAGCTTGAGAGGAGGAAGATAGAGGTCAAGCTCAGAGAGGAGCTGGTGGAGCCCAGAGAACCCGAAGAGGAAGGGCCTACCGCGGAACCAGATGAGAGCCATCACAGCTTGGAAACGACCGATAGCC